The following are encoded together in the Panicum virgatum strain AP13 chromosome 6K, P.virgatum_v5, whole genome shotgun sequence genome:
- the LOC120713861 gene encoding zinc finger BED domain-containing protein RICESLEEPER 1-like, whose protein sequence is MEPRSPVWEHFTHVEDERGKLVEAECKHCSKRFVTEHGTASMRKHVGSTTCKGRVGQPQPQPQTQLLLSGPGESSCREPAVGLELEDEEASRDLARMIALHGYDPSVVEDDYFRSFVRRLNPQFKLPSRDAIEEICPDIFRRHWGGMLDSCLYAPGRLSLAVGIAKTKEAGQVLYTTCQFIDDEWNLHKVVVGARVILPQDDDHNHVSSLFDIPVVSHDNVVDRVMSDLCETYDEEFKCTLFMMARGMTSDIIDYGELKDRIDKIFGSDSSPSKNRVVICIPPTWTMFFTPLLDAFFQI, encoded by the coding sequence ATGGAACCGCGGTCCCCTGTGTGGGAGCACTTCACCCATGTCGAAGATGAGCGTGGTAAGCTCGTCGAAGCGGAGTGCAAGCATTGCAGTAAGAGGTTCGTCACAGAACATGGCACGGCAAGCATGCGGAAGCACGTCGGCAGCACTACATGCAAGGGACGGGTcgggcagccgcagccgcagccgcagacTCAACTGCTGCTGTCAGGCCCCGGCGAGTCATCTTGTCGTGAGCCTGCTGTGGGCCTGGAGCTGGAGGACGAAGAAGCCAGCAGAGACCTGGCTCGGATGATCGCGCTTCATGGCTACGATCCTTCGGTCGTGGAGGACGACTACTTCAGGAGCTTCGTGCGCCGCCTCAACCCTCAGTTCAAGCTGCCCTCGCGCGATGCCATTGAGGAGATATGCCCTGATATCTTTCGGAGACACTGGGGGGGTATGTTGGACTCCTGTCTATACGCTCCTGGGAGGCTCAGTCTAGCAGTGGGTAtagctaaaaccaaggaggcaggGCAAGTCCTTTATACAACGTGCCAATTCATTGACGACGAATGGAATCTTCACAAGGTGGTCGTGGGTGCTCGTGTGATTTTACCTCAAGATGATGATCACAACCATGTCTCTTCATTGTTTGATATACCTGTCGTTTCTCATGATAATGTGGTTGATCGTGTTATGTCTGATCTTTGTGAGACATATGATGAGGAGTTCAAATGTACCCTGTTCATGATGGCAAGGGGAATGACTAGCGACATTATCGACTACGGTGAACTGAAGGATCGCATAGATAAAATATTTGGATCTGATTCTTCCCCTTCAAAGAACAGAGTGGTAATCTGTATACCACCTACATGGACCATGTTCTTCACTCCATTGCTCGATGCCTTCTTCCAGATCTAG